ACTGAGCAACGGTACCGCCTCCATCCGCACCAGCACGGCATGGCGGCGCGGCTGCGGTTGCGTCACGTCGCGCAAGGCCAGCGGCTTGCCGGGTTCATCGAGCATCCAGGCTTTCATGTGAGGTTCCTTCAGTTCGTTTCGGTGCTTGAACTGTAGTAGCGCGGCACGTATTCTAGAAATCAATTACTCGCATGCGACCCATCAACATGATTGATCTCCGCGGCATCGATCTGAATCTGCTGGTTTCGCTCGACGCGCTGCTCGCCGAGTCGAACGTGACGCGTGCGGCCGACCGGCTGCATCTGACGCAACCGGCTGTCTCCACGCAGCTCGCGCGCTTGCGCCAGATCTTCGGCGATCCGCTGCTGCTGCCCGCCGAAACCGGCCGCGGCATGACACGCACGGCCCGGGCGCTGGAGTTGATGGAGCCGCTTCATGCCGCGTTGAAGAATCTCGAAGCGGTGGTGCGCCACCAGCCTGCCTTCGATCCCCATACCGACACGCGGCGCTTCGTGATCGCCGCGCACGACAACGCCACCGCGGTGCTCGGCATGCGCCTGATGGAGCGCTTGCCGACGGCCGCGGGGCCCGGTGTGCGCGTGGCGTTCGTGATCGGCGACCAGCCCACCGCCGCGTCGCGGCTCGAAAGCGGCGAGATCGACCTGCTGCTCGGTTCCGACCGGATGATTCCGCCGTCGATGAAAACCCGCAAGCTCTACGACGAGCATTTCGTATTCGTGCAACGCAAGGGCCACCCGCGCGGGGTCGCTCCACTCGATCTCGACGCCTACTGCGCGCTCGATCACGTGCTGGTGTCGACCAGCGGCGGCAGTTTTCACGGCTTCATGGACGAGCATCTCGACGAACTCGGCCGCGAACGGCGCGTCGCGCTGTCGCTCCAGCACTTCGCGCTGGTGCCCGAACTGCTGTCGAACACCGACTATGTGTCGACACTGCCGTCGCGCTTCGCCGCACGCTACGCCGACCGGCTCGACACTTTTGCGCTACCGTTCGACGCACGCGGCTTCACGTTGTACGCGGGCTGGCACCCGCGCAACCAGGCCGACCCGGCGCTCGTGTGGCTGCGGGAGAGCCTGGCCGGGTTGGCGACACCCTAGGCGCTCGGACGGACTCCTCGTCTCACGCAAAACAGTCTTTCTTTTTGCACGCAGAAAGAAGGCGCCTTTCTGTATTTACATTCCTGTTCGTTAAGCGCAACGTCCGTGGTTGACGTGCGTGCGCCGCGGCGTTTGTGGTTATGCGCTCCACCATTCGGTTCGATTGATTACGCCGTGACTCGCCGCCAGGTCAGTGCGGGCCCGGTTGCGCCGCGTCGAGATACTGTTGCATTCGCAACGGCACCGAAATTGCTGGGCGCGATGAACCAGAGCGCGACGCTTCGGATGCCGACGTGCGGTTAGCCGACGCATCGGTTCAACCGAAGCCCGGTTGCCCGCCCGTCGGCTACTCGTAAGTCGGCTGCTCGTAAGTCGGTAACCCGCACGTCGGTAACCCGCATGTCGGTAACCCGCATGTCGCCATGCCTGCATTGACCTTTCAATGGAGCCAGCAGACCGCCATGTCCACGAAGAACGAACGTCAGGATTCCGGCGAGGCGCCCGCCGCCACGCTACCCCAACCGTCGCGCCGCCGCTTTCTGCAATCGGCTGCCGCTGCGGCCACCGTCGGCGCGGCGCCGCATCTGCGGGCGCAAACACAGACACCCACTCCGGCCGCGCCGCCTGCGGAGGTCCGTGCACCCGTGCCGGGCCGTCCGGTCACGCTGACGATCAACGGCCGCGCTTACACGCTGCAACTCGAACCGCGCGTGACCTTGCTCGATGCGCTGCGCGAGTACGCGGGACTGATGGGCACGAAAAAAGGCTGTGACCGCGGGCAATGCGGCGCATGCACGGTGATCGCCGACGGCCGCCGCATCAACTCCTGCCTTACCCTTGCCGTCATGCATGAGGGCGAGCACATCACGACGGTGGAAGGACTTGCCAGCAACGGCGTGCTGAGTCCGTTGCAACAGGCCTTCATCGAGCACGACGCGTTCCAGTGCGGCTACTGTACGCCCGGGCAGTTGTGTTCCGCGACTGCCCTGCTGAACGAATTCCGCAACGGCACGGCCAGCACCGTGACCGCCGACGTCCGCAGCCGCCCCCCGCAACTTTCCGACGACGAGATCCGCGAACGCATGAGCGGCAATATCTGCCGCTGCGGCGCGTACGCGAATATCGTCGCGGCGGTGCGCGCCGTGCATGAGGGCGGCGGCAAGAACGTTGCGCGCGGCAGTGGCAATGGCAGTGGCAGTGGCAGTGGCAACGACGCCGGCAGTGGCAGTGGCAACGACGCCGGCAGTGCCATGAACAACGGCAGCGGCGGCAGCGCCAACCGCCACAACGCCTGACGGAGCGACCAGCATGGATGCGATCTCTTACGAACGCGCCGCCGATGTCGCCGGCGCCGTGCGCGCGGCGCAGCAACCGGGTGCGGTGTTCATCGGCGGCGGCACCAATCTGCTCGACCTGATGAAGGGCGGCGTGGCGCGGCCGATGCGGCTCATCGATATCACGCACATCGGCGGACTCGATACAGTCACTACGCTGCCCGATGGCGGCATCCGCATCGGCGCCCTGGTGCGCAACAGCGACGCGGCCAATCACGCACTGGTGCGCGAACAATACCCGTTGCTGTCGCAAGCATTTCTGGCGGGGGCGTCGTCGCAATTGCGCAATATGGCGACCGTCGGCGGCAATCTGTTGCAACGCACCAGCTGCGGCTACTTTTACGACACCGCCTTCACGCAGTGCAATAAGCGCATGCCCGGCAGCGGTTGCGCGGCGCTCGACGGCCACAATCGCACGCACGCGATTCTCGGTGCGAGTCCGCAATGCATTGCGGTGAACCCGTCGGATATGAGCGTGGCGCTCGCCGCGCTCGACGCCGTCGTGCGCGTAAGCGGCCCCGCAGGCGAGCGGACGATTCCGTTTGCCGACTTTCATCGGCTTCCCGGCGACCGGCCCGACATCGATACGACTTTGCAGCCGGGCGAGTTGATTACCGCCGTCGATTTGCCGCCGCCTTTGTTCAGCGCGAACGCCCACTACCTGAAAGTGCGTGACCGCGCCAGTTACGCATTTGCGCTGATCTCGGTGGCCGCCGCCTTGCAGATGGACGGCGATCGCGTGAAAACCGCGCGTATCGCATTAGGCGGCGTCGCGCACAAACCGTGGCGCGCGAGCGCCGCCGAGCAGATGCTCGATGGCCGGCCGCTCACCCAGGCCACGTTGCACAACGCCGCTGCCGCCGCGCTACGCGATGCGAGGCCGCAGCATGACAATCGTTTCAAGGTGCAGCTCGCGCAACGCGCGATCGTGCGCGCCGTGAACCAGGCCGCGGGCCGAGCCGGAGGTGTCGCATGAATCTGATCGGCCAACCGTTGGACCGCATTGACGGTCTGCTGAAAGTCACCGGCGAAGCGCGCTACGCCGCCGAGTTCCCCGAAGCGCGGCTCGCGCATGCCGTGCTCGTCACCAGCACGATTGCGAGCGGCACCATTGCGTCGATCGATGCGAGCCGCGCGCAGGCGTTGCCCGGCGTGCTGCTGGTGATGACGTATCAGAACGCGCCGCGTCTGCCGAATGGCGGCCGGCCCACGTTGACACCGCCGGCCGGGCGGCGCCTCTCGCTGCTGCAGGACAACCAGATTCACTACAACAACGAGCCGGTCGCGGTGGTGGTCGCCGATACGCTGGAACATGCCACCGACGCCGCGCGTCAGCTTCGCATTGCCTACCAGGGCAGCGCCGCGACACTCGATTTCAATGAGGCGAAGCCGAACGGCCATGCGCCCGACAAACCGCAAGGCCGCACCACCGACACGCAGCGCGGCGACTTCGAGGACGGCATGCGCGGCGGCACAGTCCACGTCGCCGCCGTTTACACGACGCCGATCGAGCATCACAACCCAATGGAGCCGCACGCCACGATGGCGCACTGGGACGGCCCGCAACTCACGCTCTACGATTCGACGCAAGGCGTCAGCGGTGCGGCGCAGGCGGTCGCCAGGACATTCAGCATGCCGCCCGGCGACGTGCGCGTGATTTCGCCGTTTATCGGCGGGGGCTTCGGTTGCAAGGGATCGTCGTGGTCGCATGTGTCGTTGTGCGCGATGGCCGCAAAACAGACCGGACGCCCGGTGCGCCTCGTGCTCGAGCGGCCGCAAATGTTCGGTCCCGTCGGCGCGCGTCCGCATACCGAGCAACATCTCACGCTTGCCGCGCGGCACGACGGCACGCTGACCGCGATACGCCACGACAGTATTTCGAACACGTCGATGTTCGAAGACTGGACCGAGACCTGCTGCATGGTCACGCGCATGCTGTACACGGTGCCCAATCAGGTGACCACGCACCGCATCGTGCCGATGAATCTGGGCACGCCGACCTTCATGCGCGCACCCGGCGAAACAACCGGCTCGTTCGCGCTCGAATCGGCGATGGACGAACTCGCCGCGGCGTTGAAGATGGACCCGCTCGCGCTGCGTCTGAAGAATTACGCCGATGCCGATCCGCAAGAAAACAAGCCGTGGTCCGGCAAATCCTTGCGCGAGTGCTATCAGATCGGCGCGGAGAAATTCGGCTGGTCGCGGCGCACGAGCGCACCGCGTTCGATGCGCAACGGCAACACGCTGATCGGCATGGGCATGGCCACCGCCACCTATCCGGCCAACCGCAGCGAAGCCGCGGCGATTGCGCGCATTCTGCCGGACGGCAGCGCCATGGTTGCTTCCGGCACCCAGGACCTCGGCACCGGCACCTATACGGTGATGACCCAGGTTGCCGCCGACGCACTCGGCTTCGCGCCGGAAAACATTCACTTCGCGCTCGGCGATTCGTCGCTGCCGAGAGCGCCGGGATCGGGCGGCTCGCAATCGGCGGCAAGCGTCTCGCCCGCTGTGCGCGATGCCGCGACCCAGGCGCGCAGCCAGTTGATCGCACTGGCGCTCGCCGACGAAGCCTCGCCGGTGCACGGCATCGCACCCGACGACATCACGGTGGAAAATGGCTGGGTCGTGAGCCGCTCGCAACCGGCAAAGCGCGATCCGGCGGCGGCGATCATCGCGCGCTCAGGCGGCAAGCCGATCGAAACCACCTCCACGGTCAAACCCGGCGACGAGAAACAGAAGTATTCGTTTCATTCGTTCGGCGCCGTGTTCGTCGAAGTCCATGTCGATGCCGACCTCGGCACGATTCGCGTGCCACGCGTGGTCGGCGTGTATGACGTGGGACGCGTGCTGAACGCGAAGACCGCGCGCAGCCAGATGATGGGCGGCATCGTGTGGGGCGTGGGGGCGGCGCTGCAGGAAGAAACCTCGCTCGATACGCGCTATGGGCGCTTCACCAACGCGAATCTCGCCGAGTACCACGTACCGGTGAATGCCGACATGGGTTCGCTCGACATCACGTTCATCGATCGGCCCGATCCGTACATCAACTCGCTCGGCGTACGCGGTATCGGCGAAATCGGCATCACCGGCGTGCCAGCGGCAATCGCGAATGCGGTGTATCACGCGACCGGCGTGCGCGTGCGCGATCTGCCGGTGACGCTCGATAAGGTGATGGGGGCGATGCAGGTGTGAGGCGTTTGCGAGGTGGACAAGCGGCACAGGGATAAGAGCAGCCACGCACGCGGCGTGCGTGCGTGCGCTGCGTGCGTGGACCGGATCGCCGAATACACGCTAGGCGCGTGACGCGCGCCCGACGATCTCCGCGGTGGTCGCGATCTGTGCATAGTCCATCGCGAGGTTCGCGAGCGACAGCGCGTGAATGTCCTCGGCCGCCCACAGGCGACCGTTCAGATCGCGCATGTCGAACGTAAAGGCAGCGTCGCTCGCCACCAGCGTGGTGAAGCCGAGGTTGCCGGCGGTACGCGCGGTGGCTTCGACCGAATTGTTCGTGATCACGCCTGCGATCACCAGCTGATCGATTTGCCGCACGCGCAACCAGCGTTCGAGCCCGCTCGCGATGAATGCATCCGGCACGTTCTTTTCGACAACATGCTCGCTTTCACGCGGCTCGAAGGCCGGCTGAAATTCGACGCCACTCTGCCCCGGCCAGAATACCGAGTCCGGCTCACGGGAAATATGGCGCACATGCACGACGGGGCGCGCGGTGTCGCGCCAATGGGCGAGCAAGGCCACGAGATGGCGTTCCGCGTCCGGGTTGTTGCGGCGGCCGAGCTTCGGAAACCGGATGCCCTTCTGCAGATCGATCAGAATCAGTGCGGCCTTGTCGTCGAGGCGTTTCATGGCAATGAAAATCCGCTGTGAAGTGGGGTAAGCGGCTCATTGTACGGGCACCGCCTCGAATGACGGCACACGTCGGCTTATGCATTGGCGCTTGCCTGCCGGCGCGTTGCATCGCACAATCGGTCTCATCCTTTCTACCGGGGCCCGCCCATGGCCTACGCCTCGCTCGCCACTGGCGTGTTGCTCGCCGCCGGCTTCGGCTCGCGCTTCGACCCGGACGGCCTGCACAATAAACTGCTCGCACAGATGCCCGACGGCACGCCCGTCGCGCACGAAGCCGCGCACCGGTTGCTGCATGTCGTCTCGCGCGTGCTGGCTGTGGTGCGGCCGGGCTCGGACGCCCTCGCGCGCCTCCTGAACGACGCCGGTTGCGACGTGGTGTTCGCGCCGAACGCCAAACATGGCATGGGCGCGAGCCTCGCCGCCGGCATCGAAGCCAGCGACGACGCCGAGGGCTGGATCGTCGCGCTCGCCGACATGCCGCGCATCGGCACCACGACGATCGAAGCAGTGGCGCGCGCGCTCGACGGCGGCGCTTCGCTGGTCGCACCGTTTTATCAGGGACAGCGCGGCCATCCGGTCGGCTTCGGCATCGAGCATCGGGACGCGCTGATCACACTCGACGGCGACACCGGTGCACGCGCGCTGTTGACCTCGCAGCGGGTCATGCGGCTGGATGTCGACGACCCCGGGGTTCTGCGGGACGTGGATACGCCGGAAGACCTGCGCAATATTTAAACTGAGCGTGCCCGCGCCGTTGGCAAACTCAATGCTGGACGCTCGCCCCGCGGTTCCAACAATTTTTGCGAACCGCTAGCCGGAGATCGGCAATCATTTTTTTCGTGTCCAAAGTATGGCGTGCAACGTGGAGTTGCCCGCGATGTCGCCACGCTCGTTGATCCCGACACCTTCGCTGAAGTTGTCCCCGGCGAGCGTGCCCAGGTCGGTCATCGCCCCATGTTCAAACAGAAACGCATGCGGCAAGTACGGGTTGGTTCCGGCATCCGATTCGCCGACCACCTGGCCGCGATTGTTGATCCCGAAAGCGTTGCTATCGTTGCGACCGGGGAGCGTGCCCAGGTCAGTCATTACCCCCTTTTCATACAGAAAACCGTGCACGTCCCCGCTTGCGGTAGACGATATGCCGACCACCTGGCCGCGATCGTTGATCGCCTGAGCATGGCTGGTGCCGTTATTCCCCTGGAGCGTGCCCAGGTCGGTCATCACCCCGTGTTCATACAGAAAGGCGTGCGCGTACCCACCTGCGATGGACGAATAGCCGACTACCTGGCCGCGATCGTTGATCCCCAAAGCTCCGCTATCGCTACCACCGGGGAGCGTGCCCAGGTCGGTCACCACGCCGTTTTCAAACAGAGCCGCGTGAACGTACCCGCGTAGATTGGACGCTAGACCAACCGCCTGGCCGCGCTCGTTGATCCCGTTCGCTCCGCTGACGTCGCCGCCGGGTAGCGTACCCAGGTCGGTCATCACCCCATGTTCGAACAGAAAGGCGTGCGAGTTCCCGCGCGCGGTGCTCGAGGAACCGACCACCTGGCCGCGATTGTTGATCGCGCTAGCTGAGCTGTAGCTGCCACCGGGGAACGTGCCCAGATCGGTCACCACCCCGTTTTCAAACAGACAGGCGTGCGTGTTCCCACCCGCCGTGATCGAGTAGCCGACCACCTGGTCGCGCTCATTGATTCCGAGAGCGTTGCTGTAGTTATATTCACCGGGGAGCGCGCCGAGGTCTTTGATGACGAGACTTTGGCCTGCGGCAGGCTGGAATGCGGCGACCGCGATCAGAGTGAAAGCAATCAGGGTGCGGCGAACATAGTGCACATTGCCAATTACCTTGCATGCGGATTGCATAATGATCCCCTTTCCTGGGATATAACCTGGATCGCGATCGGCCGCCTGGCCGCAATCGCACCGGATGCATTTCGACAAGGACGGATCCAATAAGAGGGACGCGGTGCTATTTCGGAATCTCTGGAACCAGCATCGACATGAATGTCGGCACGACTTCGATTCATGTGCGGCACAACGGAATACGCCTTGCGTCCCGATGTGAGCGCAGATCGATATAAATCCGAGTTTATTGAAAATAAAAATCTGCTATAAATGCCGCCCACGCATCTGCATCAGGATAAATCGCGCTGGCTTGCATCAGAAAGCGGACGTGATTAATTTGGATTGCTGCCCGGCGCAACCCAGACGTTAGAGTCTGATCCGGCATGGATCACCGTGATCAATGACGAGATCGGCCGTTATCCGCTTCCGGTTTTGGAGATTGGAATAGGTATACAGATAGAAGTTACCGACCACTCTAGTCTATGGAATGTCTTTTTTCAACTTATTAAATAGCAAGGCAAATTAATGACAATACAAAATTGCCATGAATTGCCTTTGCTCGATGGCGGGTTAAACGTGGTTGAATGACCGCTCGGGTTGAGCGCTCGGGTTGAGCAGTCGCCCCGCCGAACCTCTTACGCCGAATGCGCGAACGTCGGCAGCAAGGCGCGCGATACCCGCAGAACCCGCCGACTTGATCCTGGCCGGTGTTTTAGTGGATACTGTACATCCATACAGTATTTTGGCCACATGGATACGCGCATCGCACTGCGCGCAGCCACGCCGCGTCAGCATGAAACGCATTCCAATCGAACCGTCTTTCACCGCATGGCGGCGCGCTGCGCGGACGCTGCTGCGCCAAGGTGTCGAGCCGTCGCAGATCGAGTGGGTTGAGTCCGGAAACGAGGCGGCGGCCCCAAATAATGGCAGTGGTTCGCCCACGGGGCAGACTGCGCAATCTTCGCCAACGTCCGCAGCGGAACAAACCTCCAGCGCGACCGCAGCCGGCATGCCAAACGCCGAACCCGTCGGCACTGCCGCAGGCAGTGTCGGCACAGGTATGTCCGCCACACCCGCGATTCCCCGCGAACTGCTCTCCTGGCTGAAAACGGCTGCGTGCTTCCGCGCGCCGGACCGCTGGTCGCTGCTGTACCGCGTCCTATGGCGCTGGACGCGCGGCGAGCGCACCGTCCTCGATCTCGGCGACCCCGACGGCTCGCTGCTGGATCAACGCATCCGCGCTATCGAACACGAAACCGAGGATCTGCTGACACTCACGCTGTTCAGACGGCGCGATCCGTCAATGGGGTGGCCGGAATTCGTCGGCTGGTACGAGCCGCATCATGACCTGCTGGCGCGTGCCGCCGCGCGCTTCGCCGCTCGCATGGGCGATTCCACGTGGATGCTCGCCACGCCGCACGGCGCGGTGTTCTGGAACGGCATGCTGATGCGCATCGACCAGCCGGCAGCGGAGGAACACGAACAGGCCACGCAGGCGCTACCGGCCAGCGTCATGACCGGCGAAGCCGTCACCAGCACGCCCACGGAGGCGCTCTGGCTTGCGTATTACGCCAACGCCTTCAATGCCGCGCCGTTGCCCGTGCCGTTGCGCTACTGGAGAATGCCGCCCGCGGGTCCGCCATTGCCCGCACGCCTCGCGCGTGAGCGCAGCCGTCTGGGCGCGCAAAGCGCCACCGTCACCGTGCCGTCCACGCCGCCAATCGAGTATTCGGCGATGACACCGCCCTTGATCGAGCCCACTGGCCCGCTCGCCACCTGCCGGCGCTGCGCGTTATGGCGCAATGCGAAACAGGCGGTTGCGGGCGTCGGGCCCGCCCATGCGGCGATCATGGTGGTCGGCGAACAGCCCGGCGAGCACGAGAACCAGCACGGCGAGCCCTTCACCGGCCCGGACGGTCAACTGCTGGACGCCGTGCTGGCGCGCGCCGGTCTGAAACGGGAAGCGCTGTATCTGACTTATGCCGTCAAGCATTACAAATGGGAAACGCTCGATCAGCAGCGCGTCCACCGCACGCCCGCGCGGCGCGAAGTCGAGGCTTGCCAGTACTGGCTGGAAAAAGAACTGGCGCGGATCGCGCCACGCGTGGTCGTCACACTGGGCGCGACCGCGCTGGAAGCGCTGACCGGCCCGCACGTCAATCTGTCCGAATACCTCGGCCAAACCATCGCCCACGACGGGCGCCTGATCGTGCCGGCCTGGCATCCGTCGTATGCGCTGAGAACGGCCGACGCCGGCTTGCGCGACGACATCGAGGCGTCCATTGCGGCAGCGTTCAGCCGCGCGGCGGCGCTGGCGGGAGACGTCGCGTAGCCCGCGAAACAAAAACCGGAACCGCTCACAGCTGAGTGATCAATCAGGCCAGGCGCTCATAGCTGAGCGCTTACGCGCACGATGCACGGCCCCTGAAGGTGAGCATGTTCGGGATAGGCCAAACGCGCGACGGTGAGCCTCTGCGGGAAAGCACGGCAAAATCGCCCCCGGCCGGGCATGCGGTTTGCGTCGATTGCAACGGTTACACACGTTGCGCCGATTCCGCCTAAGCTGATGTGACGCCGTCAATCCGGCAAGCGTGTCTCGCGCACTATCGAAGCTTCGAATACGGCCGCGCGTTTCGAAACCACCCTACCTCCCATGAGCGAAACCAGCCCTCGCCTTTTCATCGTCTCGCCCCATTTCGACGACGCCGTCTTCAGTTGCGGCGCATTGCTCGCCGCCCATCCTGACGCCGCGGTCTGCACGGTGTTTGCCGCGCCGCCCGAGCAGGAAATGCATACCGAATGGGATGAAAGATCGGGTTTCGCGAACGCCCATCAGGCTATCCACGCCCGCACGCTCGAAGACAATCTCGCGCTGGAAGTGCTCGACGCGATTCCGCTGCGCATGCCGTTTCGCGGCAGCCAATACATGGATTCGCCGTCGATCGGCAAATTGGCGGCGATGCTTGAAGAGACCATCTACCGCACGACCGCGAACACGCTGCTCATGCCGCTCGGCCTGCATCACGACGATCATGTGCTGGTGTTCGAAGCCTGCTGCGAAATCCTGCCGCGCCTTTCACATCTCACGTGGTTCGTCTACGAGGAAGCGATTCACCGCCGCACGCCCGGTGTCGTGCAGGCGCGGCTCGCCGACCTCGCGCAACGCGGCGTCGTCGCGACGCCGGCCTATCCGAGCGCCGGCCACACGATTGATCTTGCGCGCCGCACGCAGCTCAAACGCGAGGCGGTCAACGCTTACGAAAGCCAGCTGCGCGCGTTCGGCGCGGGCGATTACGACGACGTTTTCGCTACCGAGCGTTACTGGCAATTGAGCGTGCGCCGCGGCAGGAAAAAGTAAGCGGTGCGCGGCGCGCTGGATCGCCTACGCTAGAAGGAAACGGTCGGCGTGTGGGTGAATTCGGCCGCCGGTGGCCGTGCCGCCCGCTTTCCGTTCGCCTCTCAACTCAAAGGTGATGCAATGAGCTACGACATGCATACCAGCCCGATTCCCGATCCGAACGCCGATCCGAACAAGGACCCGGAAGCCGATCCGCTCGTACCGCCGTCGCCGGGTCATCACACCGAGGAGCCGCAGCGGCCCGATGGACCGCCGGACAAAGACCCGGTGTGACGCCGACGCGCCTATTGTCGGATCGTTGCCGAACCGCTGCCGGACGCGCGAATGAACGCGTGCTTTAGCGCGTCAGTTCGCTAAAACCTTGCAGCAGACGGTCGATGTCGGCGGCGTGGAGATTGCCCATCGTAGAGATGCGGAACAACTCGGCCGACAACCCGCCTTGACCGGCGTAGATGACGAAGCCGCGCGCCTTCAGCGCATCGTGCAGTTGCGGATACGTCACGCCGTCCGGCAAGCGATACGCGCGCAGCACCACCGACGACTGCTCCGGCGGCAACACACTGCCGATGCCCCGCTCGGCGAGGCCTGCGCGCGCCTGCTCGGCGAGCGCCGCGTAACGCGCGTGGCGCGCTTGCCAGCCGCCTTCGTCGGCGAGTTCGCGCAGTGCTTCGACCAGCGCGTAATACGCGTGGACCGACGGCGTGAACGGCGTATTGCGCTGATCCTGCAAACGCGCGAGGCGCCCGAGGTCCAGGTAATACGTGCGGCTCGCCGCCTGTGCGAGCGCCGCGCGCCGCACCAGCACGAACGACGCGCCCGGCACGCCATGCAGACACTTGTTCGCGGTTGCCG
This genomic stretch from Paraburkholderia caffeinilytica harbors:
- a CDS encoding LysR family transcriptional regulator; its protein translation is MIDLRGIDLNLLVSLDALLAESNVTRAADRLHLTQPAVSTQLARLRQIFGDPLLLPAETGRGMTRTARALELMEPLHAALKNLEAVVRHQPAFDPHTDTRRFVIAAHDNATAVLGMRLMERLPTAAGPGVRVAFVIGDQPTAASRLESGEIDLLLGSDRMIPPSMKTRKLYDEHFVFVQRKGHPRGVAPLDLDAYCALDHVLVSTSGGSFHGFMDEHLDELGRERRVALSLQHFALVPELLSNTDYVSTLPSRFAARYADRLDTFALPFDARGFTLYAGWHPRNQADPALVWLRESLAGLATP
- a CDS encoding 2Fe-2S iron-sulfur cluster-binding protein, with the translated sequence MSTKNERQDSGEAPAATLPQPSRRRFLQSAAAAATVGAAPHLRAQTQTPTPAAPPAEVRAPVPGRPVTLTINGRAYTLQLEPRVTLLDALREYAGLMGTKKGCDRGQCGACTVIADGRRINSCLTLAVMHEGEHITTVEGLASNGVLSPLQQAFIEHDAFQCGYCTPGQLCSATALLNEFRNGTASTVTADVRSRPPQLSDDEIRERMSGNICRCGAYANIVAAVRAVHEGGGKNVARGSGNGSGSGSGNDAGSGSGNDAGSAMNNGSGGSANRHNA
- a CDS encoding FAD binding domain-containing protein codes for the protein MDAISYERAADVAGAVRAAQQPGAVFIGGGTNLLDLMKGGVARPMRLIDITHIGGLDTVTTLPDGGIRIGALVRNSDAANHALVREQYPLLSQAFLAGASSQLRNMATVGGNLLQRTSCGYFYDTAFTQCNKRMPGSGCAALDGHNRTHAILGASPQCIAVNPSDMSVALAALDAVVRVSGPAGERTIPFADFHRLPGDRPDIDTTLQPGELITAVDLPPPLFSANAHYLKVRDRASYAFALISVAAALQMDGDRVKTARIALGGVAHKPWRASAAEQMLDGRPLTQATLHNAAAAALRDARPQHDNRFKVQLAQRAIVRAVNQAAGRAGGVA
- a CDS encoding xanthine dehydrogenase family protein molybdopterin-binding subunit; translation: MNLIGQPLDRIDGLLKVTGEARYAAEFPEARLAHAVLVTSTIASGTIASIDASRAQALPGVLLVMTYQNAPRLPNGGRPTLTPPAGRRLSLLQDNQIHYNNEPVAVVVADTLEHATDAARQLRIAYQGSAATLDFNEAKPNGHAPDKPQGRTTDTQRGDFEDGMRGGTVHVAAVYTTPIEHHNPMEPHATMAHWDGPQLTLYDSTQGVSGAAQAVARTFSMPPGDVRVISPFIGGGFGCKGSSWSHVSLCAMAAKQTGRPVRLVLERPQMFGPVGARPHTEQHLTLAARHDGTLTAIRHDSISNTSMFEDWTETCCMVTRMLYTVPNQVTTHRIVPMNLGTPTFMRAPGETTGSFALESAMDELAAALKMDPLALRLKNYADADPQENKPWSGKSLRECYQIGAEKFGWSRRTSAPRSMRNGNTLIGMGMATATYPANRSEAAAIARILPDGSAMVASGTQDLGTGTYTVMTQVAADALGFAPENIHFALGDSSLPRAPGSGGSQSAASVSPAVRDAATQARSQLIALALADEASPVHGIAPDDITVENGWVVSRSQPAKRDPAAAIIARSGGKPIETTSTVKPGDEKQKYSFHSFGAVFVEVHVDADLGTIRVPRVVGVYDVGRVLNAKTARSQMMGGIVWGVGAALQEETSLDTRYGRFTNANLAEYHVPVNADMGSLDITFIDRPDPYINSLGVRGIGEIGITGVPAAIANAVYHATGVRVRDLPVTLDKVMGAMQV
- a CDS encoding cysteine hydrolase family protein, coding for MKRLDDKAALILIDLQKGIRFPKLGRRNNPDAERHLVALLAHWRDTARPVVHVRHISREPDSVFWPGQSGVEFQPAFEPRESEHVVEKNVPDAFIASGLERWLRVRQIDQLVIAGVITNNSVEATARTAGNLGFTTLVASDAAFTFDMRDLNGRLWAAEDIHALSLANLAMDYAQIATTAEIVGRASRA
- a CDS encoding nucleotidyltransferase family protein, yielding MAYASLATGVLLAAGFGSRFDPDGLHNKLLAQMPDGTPVAHEAAHRLLHVVSRVLAVVRPGSDALARLLNDAGCDVVFAPNAKHGMGASLAAGIEASDDAEGWIVALADMPRIGTTTIEAVARALDGGASLVAPFYQGQRGHPVGFGIEHRDALITLDGDTGARALLTSQRVMRLDVDDPGVLRDVDTPEDLRNI
- a CDS encoding HAF repeat-containing protein, with translation MSKCIRCDCGQAADRDPGYIPGKGIIMQSACKVIGNVHYVRRTLIAFTLIAVAAFQPAAGQSLVIKDLGALPGEYNYSNALGINERDQVVGYSITAGGNTHACLFENGVVTDLGTFPGGSYSSASAINNRGQVVGSSSTARGNSHAFLFEHGVMTDLGTLPGGDVSGANGINERGQAVGLASNLRGYVHAALFENGVVTDLGTLPGGSDSGALGINDRGQVVGYSSIAGGYAHAFLYEHGVMTDLGTLQGNNGTSHAQAINDRGQVVGISSTASGDVHGFLYEKGVMTDLGTLPGRNDSNAFGINNRGQVVGESDAGTNPYLPHAFLFEHGAMTDLGTLAGDNFSEGVGINERGDIAGNSTLHAILWTRKK